In one Musa acuminata AAA Group cultivar baxijiao chromosome BXJ2-5, Cavendish_Baxijiao_AAA, whole genome shotgun sequence genomic region, the following are encoded:
- the LOC103985500 gene encoding serine/threonine-protein kinase D6PKL1 has translation MASKTISHVSSEKQVKPLVSHRVEPTTCSPKHVTKLIKSEPTPSKELADADESMSKHPVTKFSEGMKPNQCFEGSINVETDTLPIEGPINSEADKLPSKAILPFENNNTHPCSDSQREPTQYVDTKGPNGAMILKGSVDQENNIEHDVSNGIISAKVSEGNSSITKSSGSAKVIDKVDVVENRMSSMCRPSTSSDISDDSLSSSINKPHKANDSRWEAIQMVRARDGILGLSHFRLLKRLGCGDIGSVYLSELSGTRSYFAMKVMDKGSLASRKKLLRAQTEREILQCLDHPFLPTLYSHFETDKFSCLVMEFCSGGDLHTLRQRQPGKRFSEQAVKFYVAEVLLALEYLHMLGIIYRDLKPENVLVREDGHIMLSDFDLSLRCAVSPTLIKSSNPESETLRRNNTVYCVQPACVEPPSCIQPACVAPTTCFGPRFFSSKSKKDRRPKHEIGNQVSPLPELIAEPTDAHSMSFVGTHEYLAPEIIKGEGHGSAVDWWTFGIFLYELLFGKTPFKGSGNRATLFNVVGQPLRFPDSPVVSFAARDLIRGLLVKEPHHRLAYKRGATEIKQHPFYEGVNWALIRCASPPEIPRHVEIERPIRPVASTSEKATPVINQKGPDNYLEFDFF, from the exons ATGGCTTCAAAAACCATCTCGCATGTCAGCTCTGAGAAACAAGTCAAACCGCTTGTCAGCCACAGAGTAGAGCCAACCACTTGTAGTCCTAAACatgttacaaagctaatcaaatcagAGCCTACTCCATCAAAAGAATTGGCAGATGCTGATGAGAGCATGTCAAAGCATCCTGTGACCAAATTTTCTGAGGGTATGAAACCTAATCAATGTTTTGAGGGATCTATCAATGTCGAAACAGATACACTTCCTATCGAGGGACCTATCAATTCTGAAGCAGATAAGCTTCCTTCCAAGGCCATCCTACCTTTTGAAAATAATAACACACACCCATGTTCCGATAGCCAGAGAGAACCAACACAATATGTTGACACCAAGGGGCCGAATGGGGCCATGATCTTGAAAGGCAGTGTGGATCAAGAAAATAATATTGAACACGATGTAAGCAATGGCATTATTTCTGCCAAAGTTAGTGAAGGGAACAGCAGTATAACAAAGTCTAGTGGAAGTGCTAAGGTTATTGACAAAGTTGATGTTGTCGAAAATAGAATGAGTAGTATGTGCAGGCCCAGTACAAGCAGTGATATCAGTGATGATAGCTTGAGTAGTAGCATTAACAAGCCCCATAAAGCAAATGATTCAAGATGGGAAGCAATTCAAATGGTTCGTGCTCGAGATGGAATTCTGGGTTTAAGCCATTTTAGACTACTAAAGAGGTTGGGATGTGGTGACATTGGTAGTGTTTATCTGTCAGAATTAAGTGGCACAAGAAGTTATTTCGCTATGAAGGTTATGGACAAGGGATCATTGGCTAGTCGTAAGAAGCTTCTAAGAGctcagacagagagagagatatTACAATGTCTGGATCATCCTTTTCTTCCAACCCTATATAGCCACTTTGAAACAGATAAATTCTCATGTTTGGTAATGGAGTTCTGCTCAGGGGGAGATTTGCACACCCTTCGGCAGAGGCAGCCAGGGAAACGTTTTTCTGAACAAGCAGTGAA ATTCTATGTAGCAGAGGTCCTCTTAGCACTGGAATACCTGCACATGCTTGGCATTATATACCGTGACCTTAAGCCAGAAAACGTCCTTGTGCGTGAGGATGGCCACATCATGCTTTCTGATTTTGACCTTTCCCTTCGATGTGCAGTTAGCCCCACGCTGATCAAGTCTTCTAACCCAGAATCAGAAACATTGCGGCGGAACAACACAGTCTACTGTGTCCAACCTGCTTGTGTTGAGCCACCCTCCTGCATCCAGCCTGCTTGCGTCGCTCCCACGACATGTTTTGGCCCTCGTTTCTTCTCCTCCAAGTCCAAGAAGGACCGTAGACCAAAACACGAGATTGGGAACCAGGTTAGCCCATTGCCTGAGCTCATAGCAGAGCCCACGGATGCTCATTCGATGTCTTTTGTTGGCACACATGAATACTTGGCCCCAGAGATCATCAAGGGTGAGGGCCATGGGAGTGCCGTAGACTGGTGGACCTTTGGTATATTTTTGTATGAGCTTCTGTTTGGGAAAACTCCATTCAAGGGTTCGGGTAACCGGGCCACATTGTTCAATGTCGTAGGGCAGCCATTGCGCTTCCCAGATTCACCAGTTGTGAGCTTTGCTGCAAGAGACCTTATAAGGGGACTGCTTGTGAAGGAGCCACATCACAGGCTTGCATACAAGCGCGGGGCTACAGAGATAAAGCAGCACCCATTCTATGAGGGTGTCAATTGGGCATTGATACGGTGTGCGAGTCCCCCAGAAATTCCAAGGCATGTTGAGATTGAAAGGCCTATACGGCCTGTGGCATCAACAAGCGAAAAGGCTACACCTGTCATCAATCAAAAGGGTCCTGATAATTATCTTGAATTCGATTTCTTCTAG